In Orenia metallireducens, the DNA window CAGAGAATATAGATTATTTATTAATTGGATGGGGTTCTACTTACGGACCATTACAGGAAGCTAGGGAACTTTTAGAGCAAGATGGTCATGATGTAGGGTTATTAACGTTCAGTGATGTTTGGCCATTACCAATTGAAGAGTTAGAAGATAAAATTGATGGTCCAACATCAATTATTGTTGAGAATAATGGAACAGCCCAATTCTCCCGTTTAATCAGTGCAGAGACTGGAATTATGATAAATCATGAGCTGGTAAAATATAATGGTCGACCATTTACTGCTCACGAAATCTATGAGGCTATCCAAGAAGAGGTGATTGACTAATGGTAAATCCAGAGATATATGAACCAAATCGAGAGACAGCCTGGTGTCCAGGTTGTGGTGATATTCCTTTACGTCAATGTTTAGCAGAAGTTTTAGCAGAATTGGAATTAAAGCCTTCCCAAGTAACTATGTTTACTGGAATTGGTCAGGCAGCTAAGATGCCCCATTATATTAAGGTTAATGGATTTAATGGTCTCCATGGTAGAGCTTTACCACCAGCCATCGGGATGAGGTTAGCTAATCCTGAGATGAAGGTCATTGTAGAGTCGGGTGATGGGGATACCTATGCAGAGGGTGGTAACCATATCCTCCATAATATCAGAAGGAACCCAGATATTGCTCATTTTGTCCATAATAATCAAATTTATGGTCTGACTAAAGGGCAAGCTTCTCCAACAAGTGAAGAGACTTTGACTACTTCTACACAACCAAATGGTATTACTCAAAGACCTTTTAATCCTGTCAAATTTGCAATTGCAATGGGTGCTACCTTTGTAGCTAGAAGTTTTGTAGGCAAGAAAGAACATTTAAAAGCTATGATGAAAGCAGCAATTAATCATAAAGGTTATGCTTTAATAGATATCTTACAGCCCTGTGTCTCTTTTAATAAAATTAACACTTATCAATGGTATATGAAGCGAGTCTATGAATTAGGTGACGATTATAATTCTACTGATTATCATGATGCTATAAAGAAAGCAGATGAATGGGGAGATAATATTCCAATTGGTATTATTTATAAAGCAGAAGGAGTTCCTATCTTTAGAGATAGGCATCCACAAATTGGTGATAGAGTTTTAGTAAAAGAGAAGAAACATCCTAGAGAGTTTCAAGCATTGATTGATGAGTTGAAATAAATTTTAATAAAAGTAAAGGGTGAGGATTATCCTCACCCTTTACTTTTATTAATTTTTAATCTTCATAAATAGGTAATGCTCCTCTGACTTGAGTAATAACCTTTTTGGATATTAGAGCTGCAATTATACAGAGTAATAGGTCACCAGGGATTGGAAGTAAAAATCCAATCTTAATTGCTTTACTTAGACTAATAGTAGTCCCCGTAATGAAGTTTAAATTAAGGTAAAGATAGACTACCCCAAATAAATAAACTACGGTTAAGCCAATGAAATTAGCTAATAAAAAGTTAATGAAAGTTTTATGTGTTAAATTCTCAATTATTTTACCAATTACATAAGCACCAATAGCAAATCCTAGTAAATATCCAAAGGTAGGTTGTAAGATATAGCTAGGTCCCCCACCTTGAGTAAAGATGGGAATACCAATCAATCCTATTCCTAGATAAACTAATTGGCTAATTAAAGCTAGTCTACTCCCCAATAAGCTCCCAGCAAAGAATACGAATAAAACCTGTAGTGTAAAGGGTACATAAGGGATAGGAATTTTAATAAAAGCTCCTACTGCTGTTAAAGCAGCAAATAATGCAGCTAAGATAAGGTCTTTAGTTTTAATTTTTACCACCACCAAATTAACTAATAATAAATTTTAATTTCTTGGGCTTGCAGTAGCAATTGCATTCTCTACTCGCTCAATGACTTCTTTAGAAATAACTGCAGAGATAATAGCCTTAATGACATCAAAAGGTAAGAAGATTAAAAAGCCACCAATTAAGGCACTATTAATTGGGTATGTTTTACCAAGATAAAAATTCATGATTAGATAAAGATGAGTTACTCCAAAAAAGTAGAAGACAAGCAGTCCTACAAAGTTAGCCAAGATAAAATTTTTAAAATTCTTTTCACTACTTTCTATTATTTTACCAATTATGTAAGCGCCAATAGCAAACCCTACCAAGTATCCAAAGGTAGGATTTAATACATAAGCAGGTCCTCCACCACTGGTAAAGATAGGAATACCAATTAATCCAATAAAAATATATATTAACTGGCTCATTAATCCTAAACGGCTACCTAAAAGGTTAGCAGCAAATATTACAAATAGAGGTTGCATACTAAAAGGTACTCCAAAGGGTGTTGGAATCTTAATAAAAGCACCAATCGCAGTCAAAGCTGCAAAAAGAGCAACCAATATCATTTCTCTAGTCTTAATATTCATAATAAATCCTCCTTAAATATAGTTTAAAAATGAGTTAACCATATTATTTAAAGGTTAACGATGGATTTATTATAACAAAGTCTTATAATATTTGTCAATATAATTACTGTTATACTTGAAAGATATATTTCAAATTTATGTAGAAGCTATCGTTTTAAAGAGATATTGCGACACTTTTACTTCAGTTTACAGTTAACATCTTTAAAACCGAAGAAAATTTCTGTTTGAATGAAGCAAAAATTGAGCTAAAATTTAGAGTTTAATCAGATTTTAAATAAAGAATATAATTAATGATAATAATTAGTAATTTGATTGCTGAGTGAGTGGGCTTTGCCATAGAAGTTTCCCTACAGATTTTTACTAAAAACCTTCCGTAATAAATTTATGAACCTGTAGGTTTGGTTACTTTTTCGCCCTGAAGGCACTACGCCTGAAGAAGTACTCTTGGGGTGGAACCTAATATTTTGCTAACTTTTTTAAAGTAAAAGTGTCGCAATATACCTATATCATATCACTATAGCATATAAGATCCATAATTTTTATAGTAAAATAGACAAAAATAATGATAATCATTCTTAAATACAACAAAAAATAAATATTTTTTAATTTAAGCAGGAATTATTACTAATAATCTCTAATAATATAGATAGAGTAAGAAAATCTTCCGAATAAAAGATATTGATTTGTTAATAATATTAGAAAAAGTTATTAGATTTTGTTATTTAATATTAATTTCAAGTAAAATCGGGAGGTATCATTATGAACAAATATAAATGCATAATCTGTGGTTATACTTATAACCCTAAAAGAGGTGACAGAACTCAGGGAGTAGAAGAAGGAACTTCTTTTGAAGAGTTATCTGAGAGTTGGCGCTGTCCAACTTGTAGAGCACAGAAGATGGATTTTAAGGAGGTCAAGTAAATGAAAGCAGTTGAGATTAAAGAGAATATTTATTGGGTAGGAGGTATCGATTGGGATTTAAGAGATTTTCATGGTTATCTAACACAAAGGGGATCTACTTATAATGCCTATCTAATCATTGATGAGAAGATAACTCTCATTGATACTGTCAAGCATTACCTTTATGATGAGATGATAGCCAGAATCTCTGATATAGTAGATCCAACTAAGATTGATTACATAATTTCTAACCATGTAGAGATGGACCATTCAGGTGGTTTACCTAAGTTGATGGAAGTAGCAACAAATGCTAAATTAATTACTTCTCCAAAGGGGAAAGCTGGGTTAATAGCACATTATAAGAAGGATTGGGACTTCCAAAT includes these proteins:
- a CDS encoding thiamine pyrophosphate-dependent enzyme is translated as MVNPEIYEPNRETAWCPGCGDIPLRQCLAEVLAELELKPSQVTMFTGIGQAAKMPHYIKVNGFNGLHGRALPPAIGMRLANPEMKVIVESGDGDTYAEGGNHILHNIRRNPDIAHFVHNNQIYGLTKGQASPTSEETLTTSTQPNGITQRPFNPVKFAIAMGATFVARSFVGKKEHLKAMMKAAINHKGYALIDILQPCVSFNKINTYQWYMKRVYELGDDYNSTDYHDAIKKADEWGDNIPIGIIYKAEGVPIFRDRHPQIGDRVLVKEKKHPREFQALIDELK
- a CDS encoding biotin transporter BioY — translated: MVKIKTKDLILAALFAALTAVGAFIKIPIPYVPFTLQVLFVFFAGSLLGSRLALISQLVYLGIGLIGIPIFTQGGGPSYILQPTFGYLLGFAIGAYVIGKIIENLTHKTFINFLLANFIGLTVVYLFGVVYLYLNLNFITGTTISLSKAIKIGFLLPIPGDLLLCIIAALISKKVITQVRGALPIYED
- a CDS encoding biotin transporter BioY, yielding MNIKTREMILVALFAALTAIGAFIKIPTPFGVPFSMQPLFVIFAANLLGSRLGLMSQLIYIFIGLIGIPIFTSGGGPAYVLNPTFGYLVGFAIGAYIIGKIIESSEKNFKNFILANFVGLLVFYFFGVTHLYLIMNFYLGKTYPINSALIGGFLIFLPFDVIKAIISAVISKEVIERVENAIATASPRN
- a CDS encoding rubredoxin; the protein is MNKYKCIICGYTYNPKRGDRTQGVEEGTSFEELSESWRCPTCRAQKMDFKEVK